In the genome of Burkholderiales bacterium, the window AGGGCGCACTGGGCGCGCTCTATCTTCTGTGGGCCGCCGCCGTCGCCGCCCTGGGCTACGGCTTGCGGCGGCGACTGGGATGGCCCGCATTCGCCGCGCTGTTTGCCTGGGTGCTGGTGGCGGGCGCCTTGGCGACCGGCGCGCTCGCGCTGGCGCAACTCGCGGGGTGGGGTGGGAAGACCTGGGTCATGCCGCTCGCCACCACCCGCCTGTACGGCAACCTCGGGCAGCCCAATCACTTCGCCGATTACGTCTCCCTGGGTTTGATCTCGGTCGTCTATCTGGCCACTACGGGTCGGCTGGCCACGCCGCTCGCGGCCGCGGCCGCGCTGTTCTTTCTGACGATCCTGAATTTCTCCGGTTCCCGCGCGGTGTGGATCTACCTGGCTGCGGCCGTGGCGTTGAGTTTGTATCTGCACGCCAGAAAGCCGGCTGTGCGCTCGCGCGCGCTGCTGGCTTGGACATCAGGACTGCTGCTGGCCGCGCTGCTGATACAGGGGGCCATCAGCGTGGCGCCCGTGGATTCTTCGCGCGTTGCGGAAACCGTAGGAGCACGTCTGGCCCAGGATACCGGCGGTGTCGCGGTGCGACTGAGATACGCGCAAGCCGCGCTCGCCATGCTGCGCGAGGCGCCGTTGCTCGGCACCGGCTTCGAGACCTTCGCGTGGCATCACTTCCTGCGCTCCGCAAGCTTGCCGCCCCACGCCGAAGCCGGCGTGGCCGATCACGCCCACAACGTGCTCTTTCAGCTTGCGGCCGAGTTCGGCTTTCTCGGCGTCGCGCTGCTCGTGGCCGCCGCCTGGCTCTGGCTTGCCGCGCAGCGCCGGTCCTCGTTCGACCCGGAGCGCTGGTGGGCCTGTACGCTGCTCACCACGCTGCTCGCCCACAGTCTTCTCGAGTATCCGCTCTGGTACGCCTACTTTCTCGGGGTCTTCGCGCTGCTCCTGGGGGCTGCCGAGGAGCGGGCCTGGCGCTTCAGCTCGCCCGCGCTCGACCGGATTGCCTTCGCGGGCGCGGCGGTCCTGGCGCTCTGGACCCTGGGCAGTGTGCTGCACGATTACCGCCGCCTCGAAGTCCTCGCGCGAGGCCACGGAGGATCCGCGCTCGAATTCGAGCGCATGCGTGCCGAGGCGCTGCACTTGCATGGCCATTCGCTGTTCGCGCATCTGGTCGAGTTCGGGCTGGCGCGCAGCATCCGGCTCGAGCCGAAGGCAATCGCGGAGAAGATCGCGATCAATGGGCGGGCGATGCGCTACCTGCCCACGGCGGACATGGCGTTTCGGCACAGCGCATTGCTGGCGCTGGGCGGTCGGCTCGACGACGCGTTCCAGGCCTGGGATCTGGCCACCGCGGCGTATCCGGCGCAGGCGCCCGCCGT includes:
- a CDS encoding Wzy polymerase domain-containing protein, which gives rise to MLVLPFLLPMHRYPVQSFYQEWIAMALGSVAFLALGMASQERRIEAPRVVLLPLGVCLLLAVQTAGGKLPYWQQGALGALYLLWAAAVAALGYGLRRRLGWPAFAALFAWVLVAGALATGALALAQLAGWGGKTWVMPLATTRLYGNLGQPNHFADYVSLGLISVVYLATTGRLATPLAAAAALFFLTILNFSGSRAVWIYLAAAVALSLYLHARKPAVRSRALLAWTSGLLLAALLIQGAISVAPVDSSRVAETVGARLAQDTGGVAVRLRYAQAALAMLREAPLLGTGFETFAWHHFLRSASLPPHAEAGVADHAHNVLFQLAAEFGFLGVALLVAAAWLWLAAQRRSSFDPERWWACTLLTTLLAHSLLEYPLWYAYFLGVFALLLGAAEERAWRFSSPALDRIAFAGAAVLALWTLGSVLHDYRRLEVLARGHGGSALEFERMRAEALHLHGHSLFAHLVEFGLARSIRLEPKAIAEKIAINGRAMRYLPTADMAFRHSALLALGGRLDDAFQAWDLATAAYPAQAPAVLHRLREIARHEQPALHPLVEYAASR